GACGTTCGACGACCAGTTCCGGGACATCCTCGACGTGGAGGCCCCGGAGGCGGACGCCGCCGAGCAGGCCAGCGAGGTCGATCCCGCCGAGGACCTGGACCCGGAGCCCCCGGGCGATCCCCTCAGCGCCGATGAAGGGGATCGCGCCGAGCAGGCCCGGGTCGTCCGGCAGAACGAGGACGACTACAGGTGACGCGACACCGCTGATCAGGGCCGTAGCGAGGGGCGGGCGCCCAGCTCGTCCCCTTCGGCCCCCTGTGCGCCGCCGCCGTCGGCGTCCGGTCCGTGAAATTCTGCGCTCGCACCGCACACAGCACGGTTACCGAAAAGTACGATGGCGGCGCGGCGCACACCGCAGTGGACAATTTTGGGAGGCGGCGTGACAGCCATCGAGCAGACAGAGGCGGCACGCCCGCGGGGCACTCGCCTGCCGCGCCGTGCCCGACGCAACCAGCTCCTCGGCGCCGCCCAGGAAGTCTTCGTTGCGCAGGGGTATCACTCGGCCGCCATGGACGACATCGCCGAGCGCGCGGGCGTCAGCAAGCCGGTCCTCTACCAGCACTTCCCGGGAAAGCTCGATCTGTACCTCGCCCTGCTGGACCAGCACTGCGAGTCCCTGCTCCAGGCGGTCCGCACGGCGCTCGCGTCGACCTCGGACAACAAGCTGCGGGTCCGGGCCACGATGGACGCCTACTTCGCGTACGTCGAGGACGACGGCGGCGCCTTCCGGCTGGTCTTCGAGTCGGACCTGACCAACGAGCCCGCGGTCCGCGAGCGGGTCGACAAGGTGACGCACGAGTGCGCCGAGGCGATCTGCGACGTCATCGCGGAGGACACCGGTCTCTCGCGTGCCGAGTCGATGCTCCTCGCGTCGGGGCTCGGCGGTCTGGCCCAGGTGGTGGCCCGTTCCTGGCTGCACAGCGACCGCAGTGTCCCGCGCGACCAGGCGGTGCAGCTGCTGACCTCGCTCGCCTGGCGCGGCATCGCGGGTTTCCCGCTGCACGGCACCGACCAGCACTGAGCGGGCAGGGCATCGATCGGCCCGAGCACACGGAAGCGGCCGGGGGCACATCCCCCGGCCGCTTCTTTGTTCCCGTCCGCTGTTCGCTCCTGGCGTTCCCGGGCGGAGCGTGCAGGTCCCCTCACCGGGCTAATGTGTGCTGCGTACGGCGCGTACGAACGCGCACATGACTGACCGTCGGAGGGACAAAGCCGTGGAGGTCAAGATCGGCGTGCAGCACGCGCCCCGCGAGATCGTTCTGGAGAGCGGTCAGACCCCGGAAGAGGTCGAGCGCGCGGTGTCGGAGGCGCTGGCCGGCACGTCGCAGCTGCTCAGCCTCGTGGACGACCACGGCCGCAAGGTCCTGGTTCCGGCCGACCGCCTGGCCTACGTGGAGCTCGGCGAGCCCACGCAGCGCAAGGTCGGATTCAGCGCTCTGTAAGAGGTTCACAGAGCGGCACGGAGGTACACGAAGGGTCCGGTGGCGACGTCACCGGACCCTTCGCGTGCATTCCGCCCCGCGCGAACTCCTCCACAGATGGAGCACAGTTCGAGCACAGGGGAGGGTTGCGTTCCGCACGCCACGGGTAGGACCGGCTACGACCGATTTGCACCGGCCGTGAGGGAGGGACACCCCACCATGTTCTTGGAAGCGCTCGGCTCCGCGCTGCTTGGTCTGGCTCTGGCATGGGCGGCCTCGTACCGCCTGCCGCACCGTCTGCCGGCCCGCAGCCTGGTCCTGTCGACGGGGGTGGCGGGAGGCCTGTTCGGCGCCTTCCTGACGCACACCGCGCTCGGCTCCGGCCACTTCCTCGTCATCCTCGCCGGAGCGGTGGCCGTCTCCGCGGCGCTGCTCTCGCTGCTGCTCCGCCCGGAGGAGCGTTTTCGCCGACGCTCGGCCACGGCCTGACGCCGGGCGACCGCCCGGTCCGTCCGGCGGGATCCGCGGGTTCCGTCCGCGCGGGCGCCAGCGGGACGAGAGGGAGCGGCAGCCGCGCGGATAGCCGCACCGGCAGCCGTTCGCGGTCCGCCGCGGCCAGGACGGGCCCATGGTCCCGGAGGCCGGGACCCGTCCGAGCGGGCGGGTGCTAGGCGGCCAGCCCCAGGGCCGCCATCCGCTTGGTGTGCGCCTCGGTGATGCGCGAGAACATCCGGCCGACCTCCGCGAGGTCGAACCCGTCCGCCACGCCGCCCACGAGCATCGTCGAGAGGGCGTCACGGTCGGCGACCACCCGCTGCGACTGCGACAGGGCCTCGCCCATCAGTCGTCGCGCCCACAGCGCGAGCCGGCCGCCCACCCGCGGGTCGGCGTCGATCGCGGCGCGCACCTTCTCGATCGCGAAGCTGGCGTGCCCGGTGTCGTCGAGGACGCCGAGGACCAGCCCGCGGGTGTCCGAGTCGAGGCGGGCGGCGACCTCGCGGTAGAAGTCACTGGCGATCGAGTCGCCGACGTACGCCTTGACGAGGCCCTCCAGCCAGTCGGAGGGAGCCGTCTGCTTGTGGAAGCCGTCGAGGGCCGCCACGAAGGGGTCCATGGCCTGGCCCGCGTCGGCGCCGACCGCGGTGAGCCGGTTCGACAGCTGCTCGAAGTGGTGGAACTCGGCCGACGCCATCTTCGCCAGCTCCGCCTTGTCGCTCAGCGTGGGCGCCAGCTTGGCGTCCTCGGCGAGCCGCTCGAACGCCGCCAGCTCGCCGTACGCGAGCGCTCCGAGCAGGTCCACCACCGCGGCGCGGTACTGCGGGTCGGCGGAGGCCGTGTCCCAGTTCTGCGCGGCGACTCCGGTGGCCGTCGGAGCGGTGTCTGCGGGGGCTTCGGCGGGCTTCTCAGCGGCGTTGTCAGGCGTCGTCATGAAGCGCACAATAGCCCTCTCACCGCACGGGGGAAGTCCCTGGTCAACCAGTGTGACGACGACTACGTGACCGAACCGGCCATCGCATATGCGCGAATCCGGGGTATGGTGGTAATGCGCCCGGCGAGTATGTGTCGGGCCGCACGAATGAGGATGCCCGGTCGGAGGCCCGATCGGCTCCGACCCGACAGCCCTCCTCGTCGGTACGGCACATTGCGTACGGCATCCGGAGGGAACCCTCAGCGGCACGAGAGCTCGAGCGTCGGCAGTGGTCCCATGCCACTCGGCCCGCCCGTCACAGAGCGGCCGACGTCCCCGGCACGGTCCCGTCACGACCCCCGCGCTCGCCTCGCACCGCGTACACAGAAGAGGCAGCACCCTGACTACGACTTTCCGAGAGCTCGGAATCCTTCCCGAGACGGCCGAAGCCCTTGAGGCCGTCGGCATCATCAACCCCTTCCCCATCCAGGCGATGACGCTCCCGGTGGCCCTTTCCGGCTCCGACGTCATCGGCCAGGCGAAGACCGGCACCGGCAAGACGCTGGGCTTCGGCCTCCCGCTCCTGGAGCGCGTCACCGTACCCGCGGACGTCGAGGCGGGCCGGGCGACGCCCGAGCAGCTGACCGACGCCCCGCAGGCCCTCGTCGTCGTCCCGACGCGCGAGCTGTGCACCCAGGTGACCAACGACCTGCTGACAGCCGGCAAGGTCCGTAACGTGCGCGTCCTCGCCATCTACGGCGGCCGCGCCTACGAACCCCAGGTGGAGGCCCTCAAGAAGGGCGTCGACGTCATCGTCGGCACCCCGGGCCGTCTGCTGGACCTCGCGGGCCAGAAGAAGCTCAACCTCGGCCACATCAGGGCGCTCGTCCTCGACGAGGCCGACGAGATGCTCGACCTGGGCTTCCTGCCCGACGTCGAGAAGATCATGAACATGCTGCCGCCCCGCCGCCAGACGATGCTGTTCTCGGCGACCATGCCGGGCGCGGTCATCGGTCTCGCGCGTCGCTACATGTCGCAGCCCACGCACATCCGCGCCTCGGAGCCGGACGACGTGGGCGCGACGGTCGCGAACACCAAGCAGTTCGTCTACCGCGCGCACAACATGGACAAGCCGGAGATGGTCGCGCGGATCCTGCAGGCCGACGGCCGCGGTCTCGCGATGGTCTTCTGCCGCACCAAGCGCACGGCGGCCGACCTCGCCGACCAGCTCCAGCAGCGCGGTTTCGCGTCCGGCGCGGTCCACGGCGACCTCGGCCAGGGCGCCCGCGAGCAGGCGCTGCGCGCCTTCCGCAACGGCAAGGTCGACGTGCTGGTCTGCACCGACGTCGCCGCCCGCGGTATCGACGTCGAGGGCGTGACCCACGTCATCAACTACCAGTCCCCCGAGGACGAGAAGACGTACCTGCACCGCATCGGCCGTACCGGCCGCGCGGGTGCCAAGGGCATCGCGATCACCCTCGTCGACTGGGACGACATCCCGCGCTGGCAGCTGATCAACAAGGCGCTGGACCTCGGTTTCCCGGCCCCGCCGGAGACCTACTCGACCTCTCCTCACTTCTTCGAGGAGCTGAGCATCCCGGCCGGCACCAAGGGTGTCCTGCCGCGTACCGAGCGCACCCGCGCCGGGCTCGCGGCCGAAGAGGTCGAGGACCTGGGCGAGACCGGCGGCCGTGGCGGTCCGCGTGGCCGCGGTGGCCGTTCGGCCGCGCCGGTGGCCACCCCTGTCGAGCGTGAGCGCGACCGTTCGGAGCGCACCCCGCGCCGCCGGCGCCGCACGCGCAACGGCGAGGCGGCGGCGACGCCTTCGGCAGCCCCCGAGGTCACCACCGAGGCGCCCGCGTCGGACGGGGCCACCGAGCCCCGGACGCCGCGCCGCCGTCGTCGTACGCGCGGAGGATCGGGCTCCGAGCAGCCGGCCGCCACGACCGCTCCGGTGGCCGAGACCGCGGTGACCGCCGTGGCGACGGCCGAGGGCGTCACCGACGAGGCGGCCAAGCCGCGCCGTCGCCGGGGCCGGAAGACCGCCGAGAGCATCGAGGCGATCGAGAACGCCGAGGCCGCGGTGACCGCGGCGGAGGCCGTGGTCGAGAGTGTCGCCGCCGAGGTCGTCGCGGACGCCGTCGAGGCCCCGGCCAAGCCGGCCCGTCGTCGGACCCGCAAGACCGCCGAGGCGGCACCGGTCACCGAGACGGTCGTCGAGACCGCCGAGGTGACCGAGGCGCCCGCCAAGCCGGCCCGTCGTCGGACCCGCAAGGTCGCTGAGGCCGTCGTCGACACCGTCGAGGCCGCCGCGACCGAGGTCGCCGAGGCGGTCGCCGAGACCAAGCCGCGGCGCACCCGCGCCAAGGCCGCGAGCACCGTCACGGACACCGCCGAGGCCACCGAGACGGCCGAGGCCAAGCCCGTCCGCCGACGCACCCGCAAGGCCGTCGCCGACGCCGACATCCCGGCCCAGGCCACGGACGACGCCGAGGCCAAGCCGGCCACCCGCCGCACCCGCAAGGCCGCGGAGGCCGTGGTCGACACGGCGGAGGGTGTCGCGGAGGCTCCGGCCAAGCCGCGGCGCACCCGCGCCAAGGCCGCGAGCACCGTCACGGACACCGCCGAGGCCACCGAGACGGCCGAGGCCAAGCCCGTCCGCCGACGCACCCGCAAGGCCGTCGCCGACGCCGACATCCCGGCCCAGGCCACGGACGACGCGGAGGCCGAGCCGGCCACCCGCCGCCGCACCCGCAAGGCAGCCGCCACGGAGCCCGCGGAGAGCTGATCTCCTGCCCGACGGCCCGGTCCCACCTCCTGGTGGGACCGGGCCGTCGGCGTTTCCCGCCCCGACGGGCGCCCGGCCGGGAGCGTGCCGCCCCGCCGCGGCGCACCGGGCCACGGGTGCCCCTCACCTCCCCGAGCGGCCTTCACGGGTGCCCTATAGCCTCCTGTGCATGAGCAGGCCCTACACGTTCGTCCCGCCCGCAGGTGTCCGCGCGTACCGCCTGGCGACCGCGCGCGGTGAGTTCGCCGTGCTCGACGCGGCGCCGGACGGGCCGCTGACGGGGACCGTGCTGCTGCTGCCCGGGTTCACCGGCAGCAAGGAGGACTTCGTCGCTCTGCACGCGCCGCTCGCTGCGGCGGGGTATCGCACGGTGGCCGTGGACGGGCGTGGGCAGTACGAGACCGGCGGACCGCTGGACGACGAAACCCCTTACGCGCAGGACGAGTTGGCACGTGACGCCCTCGCGCAGGCCGCCGCGATCGGCGCCCCCGTCCACCTCCTGGGGCACTCTCTGGGCGGCCACATCGCCCGGGCGGCGGTGCTGCTCGACCCGTCGCCTTTCCGTTCGCTGACCCTCATGGCCTCCGGCCCCGCGCAGATCTCCACGCCTCAGCAGCAGCGCGTGAAGCTGCTGCGGGACGCGCTCGCCGTGATGGGCATGGACGAGGTGTGGGAGGCGATCCGCGCGATGGAGCCGCCCGAGGAGACCGAGACCGGGGGCCTCGACGCGGGACTCGACGACCTCGCGGACCTCCGCCGCCGCTGGCTCGCCAACAGCCCGGCCCAGCTCGTCGCCACCGGACGCCAGCTGTGCACGGAACCGGACCGCGTCGCCGAACTGGCCGCCGTGCTGCTGCCCCAGCACGTGATCTCCGGCGAACACGACGACACCTGGCCGGTGCATCTGCTGGACGACATGGCCGTACGACTCGCTGCCCGGCGCACGGTCGTGGAAGGGGCGGAGCACTCCCCCAACACGGATCAGCCGCTGGAGACCGCCCGCGCCCTGGCCGCCTTCTGGGACACGACGGACGACTGACGGACAGCTGACGGGCGCGGGCCGACGGACCGGCCTAGTACTGCGCCTGAAGGTGCTCCCAGAAGCCGTCCCGCAGGGAGCGTCGCAGGTCGGACTGTCCGCGCAGCGAGTACTGGAGCAGGCCCTCGGCCTCGACCAGCAGGTCCTGGTCGACCGACCCCGGGAGGTAGGGGTGGCCGGGCAGCAGATCCACGAGGGACTCCCTGCCCCGCGCGGCGAGCCACTTCGCGGCGATCTGGGCGCCCACGAAGCGCACGTCCTCCCGGCTGGGCCGGGCCGCCGCCGTCGGGTCGTACGACTGGGCGGTCCTGCGCGCCACGTACGGCTTGAAGAAGTCGAGGTCGAACGTCCGCTGGCTGTCGACCTCCCAGAGCAGCGGCTCGGCCTGGTTGCGGCCCTCGGGTGCCTCGATGCCCCAGAGGTGGACCCGGGCCCCGTAGCCCTGCGCCGCCTCGACCGCGGAGACGAGGTCCTCGTCGCCGCCGAGCAGGGCCGCGTCGCTGATGGCGCGGTGCCGGGCGAGGGACTCCAGGTCGGACCTGATGAGTGAATCGACGCCCTTCTGCTGGTTGTTGGCGTTCAGATTGCCCAACCGGACCTTGACGTCGGGGAGTTCGGCGATCGACTGCTGCTCCGAGGTGTGGATGCGGCGCCGGGCGCCGTCGTACCAGTAGACGCGGAGCAGCCGGCTGTCGGCGAAGATCGTGCGGGCCCGGTCGATGAGCGCCTCGATGAGACCCTCGGTGTCCAGGTCGAACGAACGGCGGTCCTCCGTGCCGGCGACGAGCCGTCCCGCGGCCGCGTACAGATAGCCGGCGTCGACGAAGATCGCGTGCGTGGAGGGTGTCTTCGCCACCTCGGCGAGCATGCGCTGGAGCAGCTCGTTCGTGCGGTCGATGCGGGCGGCGAGCGCCGCGTGGTCGTCGTTCATCACGACCATTGTCCCGGCGGTCACGCTGCGAACACAACCGGCGGCGGTCAGTCTCCGCCACCCGGCTTACCGCTCAGTAATTAGGTTCTCGAAAAATTTCCTTAGCGTAGGGAATGTTTGTAACAAGCATCCCGTTGGATACATACGGAAGCCGGGACACCGATGCCCCGGCTTTCCCTACAAGTAGTTCTCCTCAGGAGGATGACCAGACGAAGGGAGAAGCCCATGCGCTTCGAAATCATGCGACTCGACGATGTCGACGGAACCCCCGTGGACAGCACCGTCGTGGATGCCGCCTCCGTCAACAGGATCGTTCAGCAGGCCGCCGCCATCGGACAGCGCCTGTGGATCCGCCCCGCCGATTCGACCGCTTCGTAATACTTCCCGTAGTGCGAGGACGCGACCGGTGGCGCCGACACGCGGCGCTGCGGACCGCGGCCGTCTATTGATGTAGAGACTTCGGAACCCCGTACGGCACGTATGCCGTACGGGGTTCTGCGTGTCCGGGGGGTGCGCGTCCGGAGCCGGGGGCCCGGTGGCTCAGCTCCCCTGGATCACCTGGGTGACGCCATTGATGATCTGCTGCACCGCGATCGCGGAGAGCATCATGCCCGCGAGCCGGGTCACGAGCACCACGCCGCCGTCCTTGATGACACGGATGATCAGCAGCGAGTAGCGCATCACGATCCACAGCACGACGTGGATCGCCAGGATCGCGGTCCACACCGAGACCTGCGTGGCGACCGTGTCGGCCTTCTGCACCGCGAGGATCACGGACACGATCGCTCCGGGCCCGGCGAGCAGCGGCATGCCGAGGGGCACGAGGGCGACGTTGACGTCCTTGGTCTGCTTCGGCTCGTCGGTCTTGCCGGTCAGCAGGTCGAGGGCGATGAGCAGGAGCAGTAGTCCGCCCGCGATCATCAGCGCGGGCACGGAGACGTGCAGGTAGTTCAGGATCTGGTGGCCGAGGAGCCCGAAGACGGTGATGACGCCGCCGGCGACGCAGACCGCCTGGAAGGCCATCCGTCGCTGCACCTTGGCCGGGCGGCCCGCGGTGAGCGCCAGGAAGATCGGGGTGATCCCGGGGGGATCCATGATGACGAAGAGCGTGAGGAAGAGGGAGCCGAAGACGGCGACGTCGAACATGGTGAGGAAGAGCCTTGCGCGTGGTGAGCGGGGGCGGACGGGTGTTCCGTCCGCCGGGGTGGGCGGGCGTCCCGCGGGCGGCGGGACGGGGACCTGGCGCGTACGGGCGCCGGGCGGCGGGGATCCGGCGGGCGCCGGAGGTCACGTGCGCCCGACGGCACGGACCGGCCCACAGGGGCGGTTCGGCGGCG
The window above is part of the Streptomyces sp. NBC_01428 genome. Proteins encoded here:
- a CDS encoding TetR/AcrR family transcriptional regulator encodes the protein MTAIEQTEAARPRGTRLPRRARRNQLLGAAQEVFVAQGYHSAAMDDIAERAGVSKPVLYQHFPGKLDLYLALLDQHCESLLQAVRTALASTSDNKLRVRATMDAYFAYVEDDGGAFRLVFESDLTNEPAVRERVDKVTHECAEAICDVIAEDTGLSRAESMLLASGLGGLAQVVARSWLHSDRSVPRDQAVQLLTSLAWRGIAGFPLHGTDQH
- a CDS encoding DUF3107 domain-containing protein is translated as MEVKIGVQHAPREIVLESGQTPEEVERAVSEALAGTSQLLSLVDDHGRKVLVPADRLAYVELGEPTQRKVGFSAL
- a CDS encoding ferritin-like fold-containing protein; translated protein: MTTPDNAAEKPAEAPADTAPTATGVAAQNWDTASADPQYRAAVVDLLGALAYGELAAFERLAEDAKLAPTLSDKAELAKMASAEFHHFEQLSNRLTAVGADAGQAMDPFVAALDGFHKQTAPSDWLEGLVKAYVGDSIASDFYREVAARLDSDTRGLVLGVLDDTGHASFAIEKVRAAIDADPRVGGRLALWARRLMGEALSQSQRVVADRDALSTMLVGGVADGFDLAEVGRMFSRITEAHTKRMAALGLAA
- a CDS encoding DEAD/DEAH box helicase, producing MTLPVALSGSDVIGQAKTGTGKTLGFGLPLLERVTVPADVEAGRATPEQLTDAPQALVVVPTRELCTQVTNDLLTAGKVRNVRVLAIYGGRAYEPQVEALKKGVDVIVGTPGRLLDLAGQKKLNLGHIRALVLDEADEMLDLGFLPDVEKIMNMLPPRRQTMLFSATMPGAVIGLARRYMSQPTHIRASEPDDVGATVANTKQFVYRAHNMDKPEMVARILQADGRGLAMVFCRTKRTAADLADQLQQRGFASGAVHGDLGQGAREQALRAFRNGKVDVLVCTDVAARGIDVEGVTHVINYQSPEDEKTYLHRIGRTGRAGAKGIAITLVDWDDIPRWQLINKALDLGFPAPPETYSTSPHFFEELSIPAGTKGVLPRTERTRAGLAAEEVEDLGETGGRGGPRGRGGRSAAPVATPVERERDRSERTPRRRRRTRNGEAAATPSAAPEVTTEAPASDGATEPRTPRRRRRTRGGSGSEQPAATTAPVAETAVTAVATAEGVTDEAAKPRRRRGRKTAESIEAIENAEAAVTAAEAVVESVAAEVVADAVEAPAKPARRRTRKTAEAAPVTETVVETAEVTEAPAKPARRRTRKVAEAVVDTVEAAATEVAEAVAETKPRRTRAKAASTVTDTAEATETAEAKPVRRRTRKAVADADIPAQATDDAEAKPATRRTRKAAEAVVDTAEGVAEAPAKPRRTRAKAASTVTDTAEATETAEAKPVRRRTRKAVADADIPAQATDDAEAEPATRRRTRKAAATEPAES
- a CDS encoding alpha/beta fold hydrolase, which gives rise to MSRPYTFVPPAGVRAYRLATARGEFAVLDAAPDGPLTGTVLLLPGFTGSKEDFVALHAPLAAAGYRTVAVDGRGQYETGGPLDDETPYAQDELARDALAQAAAIGAPVHLLGHSLGGHIARAAVLLDPSPFRSLTLMASGPAQISTPQQQRVKLLRDALAVMGMDEVWEAIRAMEPPEETETGGLDAGLDDLADLRRRWLANSPAQLVATGRQLCTEPDRVAELAAVLLPQHVISGEHDDTWPVHLLDDMAVRLAARRTVVEGAEHSPNTDQPLETARALAAFWDTTDD
- a CDS encoding NYN domain-containing protein: MNDDHAALAARIDRTNELLQRMLAEVAKTPSTHAIFVDAGYLYAAAGRLVAGTEDRRSFDLDTEGLIEALIDRARTIFADSRLLRVYWYDGARRRIHTSEQQSIAELPDVKVRLGNLNANNQQKGVDSLIRSDLESLARHRAISDAALLGGDEDLVSAVEAAQGYGARVHLWGIEAPEGRNQAEPLLWEVDSQRTFDLDFFKPYVARRTAQSYDPTAAARPSREDVRFVGAQIAAKWLAARGRESLVDLLPGHPYLPGSVDQDLLVEAEGLLQYSLRGQSDLRRSLRDGFWEHLQAQY
- a CDS encoding MarC family protein, which codes for MFDVAVFGSLFLTLFVIMDPPGITPIFLALTAGRPAKVQRRMAFQAVCVAGGVITVFGLLGHQILNYLHVSVPALMIAGGLLLLLIALDLLTGKTDEPKQTKDVNVALVPLGMPLLAGPGAIVSVILAVQKADTVATQVSVWTAILAIHVVLWIVMRYSLLIIRVIKDGGVVLVTRLAGMMLSAIAVQQIINGVTQVIQGS